A DNA window from Tachysurus fulvidraco isolate hzauxx_2018 chromosome 4, HZAU_PFXX_2.0, whole genome shotgun sequence contains the following coding sequences:
- the LOC113642436 gene encoding GTPase IMAP family member 7-like isoform X1, which yields MSSNEQDLFTDKVQIVLIGASGSGKSCSGNTILGKKLLSSQASAKSVTCECHLIEDINKGWQVKVMDTPGWDCTDLTENEVMLQIKQAIQNLQGPYSFLLVIRVGSMETEEEIRKIYGLKSVLGPSFMDHTTILFTRSDDLEGKSFKDFIVEGSKEFRDLLMQCGNRHHCWNNRDNRPDDAVEMLLKDLKSTEMRNTISQTNNEEENLSVVSSYGDQQEDAVTTCKRSRNTAGVETCMYENQIRVLFLGRNGVGKISSIKTLLTCLQSEIGGGPIYTCSSSGLSLKLVKSPGFDDNVEQIQMAISKSLSDCCPGPHVIIIVLNIGRFTPAADTAMKHVQDCLGENAKKHTMILFTGADNLEGKPIEIFIQENQQLSELVKIHENRFHVLNNRDIRNEIQVNELLKKINNMYEQNNKEFYTKGQESPDSDQQKVLTGMDSAMSSSDRNVNAPTTL from the exons ATGTCTTCAAATGAACAAGATTTATTTACTGATAAAGTGCAGATTGTTTTAATTGGTGCATCTGGCTCTGGTAAGAGCTGCTCTGGAAACACcattttggggaaaaaactgCTGTCATCACAAGCATCTGCAAAGTCGGTGACGTGTGAATGCCATTTAATTGAAGATATAAACAAAGGCTGGCAGGTTAAAGTAATGGATACTCCAGGCTGGGACTGCACTGATCTCACTGAAAATGAGGTTATGTTGCAAATAAAACAGGCTATACAGAATCTCCAAGGACCTTATTCTTTTCTCCTGGTCATACGAGTTGGCTCTATGGAAACTGAAGAGGAAATTCGTAAAATCTATGGACTTAAAAGTGTGCTTGGACCCTCCTTTATGGATCATACTACAATCCTGTTTACACGCAGTGATGACCTTGAGGGTAAATCTTTTAAGGACTTTATCGTTGAAGGAAGTAAAGAGTTTCGTGATCTATTAATGCAATGTGGGAACAGACACCACTGCTGGAACAATAGAGATAACAGACCGGATGATGCAGTGGAAATGCTGCTAAAGGATTTAAAAAGTACAGAAATGAGGAACACAATTTCCCAGACAAACAATGAAGAAGAAAACCTTTCTGTTGTTTCCTCTTATGGTGACCAACAAGAAGATGCAGTGACTACCTGCAAGAGATCAAGAAACACAGCAGGCGTAGAGACATGTATGTATGAAAACCAAATCAGAGTTTTATTCCTTGGAAGGAACGGAGTGGGAAAGATCTCAAGCATCAAAACTCTCCTTACATGTTTACAAAGTGAAATCGGAGGAGGTCCAATTTATACATGTAGTAGCTCTGGACTGAGTCTTAAGCTGGTAAAATCTCCTGGTTTTGATGATAATGTGGAACAAATCCAGATGGCCATCTCAAAATCACTGTCTGACTGCTGTCCTGGACCTCATGTCATTATTATAGTGCTCAACATTGGGCGATTCACTCCAGCGGCAGATACAGCCATGAAACATGTACAAGATTGTCTTGGAGAAAAtgccaaaaaacacacaatgattcTCTTCACTGGAGCAGATAATTTGGAGGGTAAACCAATTGAAATCTTCATTCAGGAGAATCAGCAACTTAGTGAATTAGTGAAAATACATGAAAACAGATTTCATGTGCTCAATAACAGAGACATCAGGAATGAGATTCAAGTGAATGAACTCCTGAAGAAGATTAACAACATGtatgaacaaaataataaagaattttaCACAAAAGGACAAGAATCTCCGGATTCTGATCAACAAAAAg ttttaacagGAATGGACTCTGCAATGAGCAGCTCAGATCGTAATGTAAATGCTCCAACGACATTataa
- the LOC113642438 gene encoding GTPase IMAP family member 4-like, giving the protein MAVIQRNPLRLVLLGKTGVGKSAAGNTILGKKAFVSAVRATSVTKECTAQTAVINLQPITVIDTPGLYDTSIPNDSIVEEIIKGLWLSAPGPHAFLLLLDVRRHTEEERNTVKIFKEIFGDDVCKYVIILFTHGDDLEFDDKSIEDYITEAGSDLQELIRSCGNRYHVFNNRSKDHTQVLKFMHILKKMLEENNHCYYNYELFKTAEALKEAKATEKDWEKRLRELENQVRDLQSKSKLCIII; this is encoded by the exons ATGGCTGTTATTC agaGAAATCCACTGCGCTTGGTCCTCCTGGGCAAGACAGGGGTTGGCAAAAGTGCCGCAGGAAACACCATTCTGGGTAAGAAGGCATTTGTGTCTGCCGTTAGAGCCACATCTGTTACAAAGGAATGCACAGCTCAAACAGCAGTGATCAACCTACAACCTATTACAGTGATTGACACACCTGGCTTATACGACACATCAATTCCTAATGACAGTATTGTGGAAGAAATTATAAAAGGCTTGTGGCTGAGCGCGCCTGGTCCTCATgcatttcttcttctgcttGATGTGAGGCGTCAcactgaagaagaaagaaacactGTCAAGATATTTAAAGAAATCTTTGGTGATGATGTGTGCAAGTATGTGATTATACTGTTCACTCATGGAGATGATCTTGAGTTTGATGATAAAAGCATCGAGGACTACATCACAGAAGCTGGATCTGACCTTCAGGAGCTGATAAGATCGTGTGGAAATAGATATCATGTTTTTAACAACAGGTCAAAAGACCACACACAGGTGCTGAAATTCATGCACATACTTAAAAAGATGCTGGAAGAAAACAATCATTGTTACTATAACTATGAACTGTTTAAAACTGCAGAGGCTCTGAAAGAGGCAAAAGCAACTGAAAAAGACTGGGAAAAGAGATTAAGAGAATTGGAGAATCAAGTGCGGGATCTGCAAAGTAAAAGCAAACTATGCATTATAATCTAG
- the LOC113642436 gene encoding GTPase IMAP family member 7-like isoform X2, producing MSSNEQDLFTDKVQIVLIGASGSGKSCSGNTILGKKLLSSQASAKSVTCECHLIEDINKGWQVKVMDTPGWDCTDLTENEVMLQIKQAIQNLQGPYSFLLVIRVGSMETEEEIRKIYGLKSVLGPSFMDHTTILFTRSDDLEGKSFKDFIVEGSKEFRDLLMQCGNRHHCWNNRDNRPDDAVEMLLKDLKSTEMRNTISQTNNEEENLSVVSSYGDQQEDAVTTCKRSRNTAGVETCMYENQIRVLFLGRNGVGKISSIKTLLTCLQSEIGGGPIYTCSSSGLSLKLVKSPGFDDNVEQIQMAISKSLSDCCPGPHVIIIVLNIGRFTPAADTAMKHVQDCLGENAKKHTMILFTGADNLEGKPIEIFIQENQQLSELVKIHENRFHVLNNRDIRNEIQVNELLKKINNMYEQNNKEFYTKGQESPDSDQQKGMDSAMSSSDRNVNAPTTL from the exons ATGTCTTCAAATGAACAAGATTTATTTACTGATAAAGTGCAGATTGTTTTAATTGGTGCATCTGGCTCTGGTAAGAGCTGCTCTGGAAACACcattttggggaaaaaactgCTGTCATCACAAGCATCTGCAAAGTCGGTGACGTGTGAATGCCATTTAATTGAAGATATAAACAAAGGCTGGCAGGTTAAAGTAATGGATACTCCAGGCTGGGACTGCACTGATCTCACTGAAAATGAGGTTATGTTGCAAATAAAACAGGCTATACAGAATCTCCAAGGACCTTATTCTTTTCTCCTGGTCATACGAGTTGGCTCTATGGAAACTGAAGAGGAAATTCGTAAAATCTATGGACTTAAAAGTGTGCTTGGACCCTCCTTTATGGATCATACTACAATCCTGTTTACACGCAGTGATGACCTTGAGGGTAAATCTTTTAAGGACTTTATCGTTGAAGGAAGTAAAGAGTTTCGTGATCTATTAATGCAATGTGGGAACAGACACCACTGCTGGAACAATAGAGATAACAGACCGGATGATGCAGTGGAAATGCTGCTAAAGGATTTAAAAAGTACAGAAATGAGGAACACAATTTCCCAGACAAACAATGAAGAAGAAAACCTTTCTGTTGTTTCCTCTTATGGTGACCAACAAGAAGATGCAGTGACTACCTGCAAGAGATCAAGAAACACAGCAGGCGTAGAGACATGTATGTATGAAAACCAAATCAGAGTTTTATTCCTTGGAAGGAACGGAGTGGGAAAGATCTCAAGCATCAAAACTCTCCTTACATGTTTACAAAGTGAAATCGGAGGAGGTCCAATTTATACATGTAGTAGCTCTGGACTGAGTCTTAAGCTGGTAAAATCTCCTGGTTTTGATGATAATGTGGAACAAATCCAGATGGCCATCTCAAAATCACTGTCTGACTGCTGTCCTGGACCTCATGTCATTATTATAGTGCTCAACATTGGGCGATTCACTCCAGCGGCAGATACAGCCATGAAACATGTACAAGATTGTCTTGGAGAAAAtgccaaaaaacacacaatgattcTCTTCACTGGAGCAGATAATTTGGAGGGTAAACCAATTGAAATCTTCATTCAGGAGAATCAGCAACTTAGTGAATTAGTGAAAATACATGAAAACAGATTTCATGTGCTCAATAACAGAGACATCAGGAATGAGATTCAAGTGAATGAACTCCTGAAGAAGATTAACAACATGtatgaacaaaataataaagaattttaCACAAAAGGACAAGAATCTCCGGATTCTGATCAACAAAAAg GAATGGACTCTGCAATGAGCAGCTCAGATCGTAATGTAAATGCTCCAACGACATTataa